The following are encoded together in the Carassius auratus strain Wakin chromosome 34, ASM336829v1, whole genome shotgun sequence genome:
- the LOC113052922 gene encoding transmembrane protein 169-like — MEQVEQLRSASPQLESVRSEVSEGQMDEGSSGTSTRKKRRKREQQPESIIVYRSDPERAAGDEDHGGDSEGGERNSEEGATFLNNPSSEGRVVPPDSRYVTLTGTITRGKKKGQMVDIHVTLSERELQEMARSKERLDAECDAREGSRRSCGFGLSQGPHVVLWSLSCAPFVFVLSFITSFYYGTLTWYNIFLVYNEDRTFCHKITVCPFLIVFYPGLIVALALSLGLYSAVVQVSWVFSEWWLSVRDLEKGFCGWACGKLGLEDCSPYSVVELLDSDTLSGSLWGKSLETSSV; from the exons ATGGAGCAGGTGGAGCAGCTCAGGTCTGCCAGCCCTCAGCTGGAGTCTGTAAGGTCAGAGGTCTCCGAGGGACAGATGGATGAAGGAAGCAGCGGCACTAGCACTCGAAAGAAGAGGAGAAAGCGAGAACAGCAGCCAGAGTCCATCATCGTCTACCGCTCGGATCCAGAGAGAGCCGCTGGTGACGAAGACCATGGAGGAGATAGCGAGGGTGGAGAGAGGAACTCTGAAGAGGGAGCTACGTTTCTGAACAACCCCAGCAGTGAAG GTCGGGTCGTGCCTCCAGACAGCCGCTACGTGACGCTCACGGGGACCATCACGCGCGGAAAGAAGAAAGGTCAGATGGTGGACATCCACGTCACGCTCAGCGAGAGAGAGCTGCAGGAGATGGCCAGGTCAAAGGAGCGTCTGGATGCCGAATGCGACGCTCGCGAGGGATCGAGACGCTCGTGTGGTTTCGGTCTTTCTCAGGGTCCCCACGTCGTCCTGTGGAGCCTCTCCTGTGCTCCCTTCGTCTTCGTCCTGTCCTTCATCACCTCGTTTTACTACGGTACTCTCACCTGGTACAATATATTCCTGGTGTACAACGAGGATCGGACGTTCTGCCATAAGATCACGGTGTGCCCGTTCCTCATCGTCTTCTACCCCGGGCTCATCGTGGCTCTGGCGCTGTCTCTGGGCTTGTACTCGGCCGTGGTGCAGGTGTCCTGGGTCTTCAGCGAGTGGTGGCTGTCGGTCAGGGATCTGGAGAAGGGTTTCTGCGGATGGGCTTGTGGGAAGCTGGGACTGGAGGACTGTTCTCCGTACAGCGTAGTCGAGCTGCTGGACTCGGACACCCTTTCTGGGAGTCTGTGGGGAAAGTCACTGGAGACGTCCTCGGTGTGA